In Desulfatirhabdium butyrativorans DSM 18734, one genomic interval encodes:
- a CDS encoding chemotaxis protein CheA translates to MDLEKYRRIFLQESEKYLHDIGDVLITLENAPQDARHWTELHGKVHSIKGMARAMSLETIARLAHEMEAWCLKFQKGDCVARETSMQILSEGYAMLKTLVPRFGVLDLPDLPAAYHRLLQTLALGPEGGEQGIREVSREPGVPITDPIDPIRTIGVPCSLIEELLGFSQELLLMEKSKPLLAPEFASVQGWIDHYAAMAKGLYFRLAQLRLMSIEDFVDLYRHTIHHQARSLGKSIRMTVAGGDIKADVALLDRLREPMIHIVRNAIAHGIESPQNRKNVGKPEEGTIRIEAESRKEALILRIADDGAGIRRESIERHLREKRGMDDAQIAGLDEKTFFETILSSDFSTASVADETAGRGIGMNVIAQAISYLNGTLGISSKPGIGTTFTFELPMSLSVVHAVVFTVGPHILAVPTSSLDSAGYGVSGLDAGTSPVLDLRKLFRVGIDSARIPGVLFLRRPADSTAAPDAVKAMMVDTIMGNKPVMVMRQGQMIGSAGIFSGIGVLESGALAAMMDVSMVMRLLRGRHP, encoded by the coding sequence ATGGACCTGGAGAAATACCGGCGGATATTTTTACAGGAATCTGAAAAATATCTTCACGATATCGGTGATGTCCTGATTACGCTGGAAAATGCCCCCCAGGATGCCCGGCATTGGACCGAACTGCATGGCAAGGTGCATTCCATCAAAGGCATGGCCAGGGCCATGAGTCTGGAGACGATCGCCCGGCTGGCCCATGAAATGGAGGCATGGTGTCTGAAATTTCAGAAAGGAGACTGTGTAGCCCGGGAAACATCGATGCAGATTCTTTCCGAGGGTTATGCCATGCTCAAGACGCTCGTGCCGCGTTTTGGCGTGCTCGATCTGCCCGATCTCCCCGCAGCATACCATCGGCTGCTGCAGACCCTGGCCCTTGGGCCGGAAGGCGGAGAACAAGGTATCCGGGAGGTGTCTCGGGAGCCTGGGGTGCCCATCACCGATCCGATCGATCCGATTCGCACGATCGGGGTCCCCTGTTCGCTGATCGAGGAATTGCTGGGGTTTTCGCAGGAGCTGTTGCTGATGGAAAAAAGCAAGCCCTTGCTCGCTCCGGAATTTGCATCGGTTCAGGGGTGGATCGATCATTATGCCGCCATGGCCAAGGGGTTGTATTTCCGGCTGGCCCAATTGCGGCTCATGTCCATCGAAGATTTCGTGGATCTGTACCGCCACACGATCCACCATCAGGCCAGAAGCCTCGGCAAATCCATTCGAATGACGGTTGCGGGCGGTGATATCAAGGCAGATGTCGCACTGCTGGACAGGCTCCGGGAGCCGATGATCCACATCGTTCGAAACGCCATCGCGCATGGCATCGAAAGCCCGCAGAACCGGAAGAACGTCGGAAAACCGGAGGAAGGAACGATCCGGATCGAGGCCGAAAGCCGCAAGGAGGCGCTCATCCTGCGCATTGCGGATGATGGGGCAGGCATCCGGAGGGAGTCGATTGAGCGGCATTTGCGGGAAAAGCGGGGGATGGACGATGCACAGATCGCAGGTCTCGACGAGAAGACATTTTTCGAGACCATCCTGAGCAGCGATTTTTCCACGGCATCGGTGGCGGATGAAACGGCCGGCCGGGGCATCGGCATGAACGTGATCGCACAGGCCATCTCCTACCTCAACGGGACGCTCGGGATCTCCTCGAAGCCCGGTATCGGAACGACCTTCACCTTCGAACTGCCCATGTCGCTTTCGGTGGTTCATGCGGTCGTTTTTACCGTAGGGCCGCACATCCTCGCTGTCCCCACATCGAGCCTCGATTCGGCAGGCTACGGGGTTTCAGGCCTCGATGCAGGCACATCTCCGGTGCTCGATTTGCGGAAGCTCTTCCGTGTCGGGATCGATAGTGCCCGGATTCCCGGAGTACTCTTTTTGCGCAGACCTGCCGATTCAACAGCGGCTCCAGATGCCGTCAAGGCCATGATGGTCGATACCATCATGGGAAACAAGCCCGTGATGGTGATGCGTCAGGGTCAGATGATCGGTTCCGCGGGGATTTTTTCGGGGATCGGTGTTCTCGAATCCGGCGCTCTGGCGGCCATGATGGATGTTTCGATGGTGATGCGACTTTTGCGAGGCCGTCATCCATGA
- a CDS encoding PAS domain S-box protein: MLLDLLHNAALLVALSALYVPLVRYRKSHVFFHKILIGLFFGLIAIVGMKVPLRLANGVIYDGRSIILVLAGLFGGGTASVAAIVSAGIYRIYLGGAGVWAGLATIGSCTLIGLACRRASRNHPETIRPLHLYGVGLIAHVAMLACQLLIVPWPSGVAIIAKIWLPVMIVFPAATFLMGLFFCAEEKRVQAEDNLLRSEGRFREIFEKSDLIALMLTPEGKVAYCNDFLLNLTGWTRDEVIGGSWFDRFISQDERQAMRKLFDEAIHIGKFPSIFENPILTRNGEKRMIVWNNVLVGSAQDVQGAAAIGMDVTERRKMERLLRAADERFRLAFKTSPDSVNINRLSDGRYIDINEGFVQITGYSREDVIGKSSLEIDIWANPEDRKALVRKLLAEGVVRNFEASFRMKGSRIVEGLMSAAIIELDGVPHILSITRDISDRKRLENELRESEERYRTLFEDHSAVELLIDAQTGRIVDANQSALSYYGWSKQELTGKRIQEINTLSPLEVEREMNDARKKHRNHFQFRHRRADGSVSDVRVFSSPIVIKGKEYLHSIVLDITKEKQLEAQLQQAQKMESVGQLAGGVAHDFNNLLQVMNGYAELLVAKFGETNGIGGYVNKMLDAGNKAASLVQQLLAFSRRQLMRPEILDMNLLIEQMLKMLKRVIGEHIEIRFVPGHKLGAVQADRTMMEQILMNLCVNARDAMPEGGEITIETENVFIDEKYADLHDWAKIGRYVLICVTDSGCGMSRELLEHIFEPFFTTKEQGKGTGLGLSTVYGIVKQHEGMINAYSELNKGTTFKVYLPVTERAAVDVGSKIKEPVPLGNERILVAEDSEEVRSLACEILEKAGYRVIEARDGQEAIEIIENGDGATVAAYLLDVVMPKKSGWDVYKVLCRIRPGCRVLFMSGYSENAVHTNYVLKSGHRLVQKPFSRETLLKEIRKTIEE; the protein is encoded by the coding sequence ATGCTGCTCGATCTTCTGCACAATGCCGCCCTGCTGGTTGCGCTCTCGGCGCTCTATGTCCCGCTTGTCCGATATCGAAAATCACATGTTTTTTTTCATAAGATCCTGATCGGGCTGTTTTTCGGTCTGATCGCCATCGTCGGAATGAAGGTTCCTCTCCGGCTGGCAAACGGCGTCATCTATGACGGCAGGTCCATCATTCTGGTTCTGGCCGGTCTTTTCGGGGGCGGAACGGCCTCGGTTGCGGCCATCGTTTCGGCAGGCATCTACCGGATCTATCTTGGCGGGGCGGGGGTTTGGGCCGGGTTGGCTACCATCGGGTCCTGCACCCTCATCGGCCTTGCCTGTCGGAGGGCATCCCGAAATCATCCGGAAACGATCCGGCCGCTTCACCTTTACGGGGTTGGCCTGATTGCCCATGTGGCCATGCTGGCCTGCCAACTGCTGATCGTTCCCTGGCCGAGCGGCGTTGCCATTATTGCGAAGATCTGGCTTCCGGTCATGATCGTTTTCCCGGCGGCCACTTTTCTGATGGGCTTGTTCTTCTGTGCGGAAGAAAAGCGGGTTCAGGCCGAAGACAACCTGCTACGATCCGAAGGGCGCTTCCGGGAAATTTTCGAAAAATCGGATTTGATCGCCCTGATGCTGACACCGGAGGGCAAGGTCGCTTATTGCAACGATTTTCTGTTGAACCTGACGGGTTGGACCAGGGATGAGGTGATCGGTGGATCGTGGTTCGACCGGTTCATTTCGCAAGATGAACGGCAGGCCATGCGGAAACTGTTCGATGAGGCGATTCACATCGGGAAATTCCCGAGCATTTTCGAGAACCCGATCCTGACGCGAAACGGCGAGAAACGGATGATCGTATGGAACAACGTTCTGGTGGGAAGCGCCCAGGACGTTCAGGGGGCTGCAGCCATCGGGATGGATGTCACCGAGAGGCGGAAAATGGAAAGACTTCTTCGGGCTGCGGATGAGCGCTTCCGGCTCGCCTTCAAGACGAGCCCGGATTCGGTCAACATCAACCGCCTTTCGGATGGACGCTATATCGACATCAATGAGGGATTCGTGCAGATTACCGGTTATTCCCGGGAAGATGTCATCGGAAAAAGTTCGCTCGAAATCGATATCTGGGCCAATCCCGAAGACCGCAAAGCCTTGGTCAGAAAGCTGCTTGCCGAGGGTGTCGTTCGCAATTTCGAGGCTTCCTTCCGGATGAAGGGCAGCCGTATTGTCGAGGGGCTGATGTCTGCCGCGATCATCGAGCTGGACGGCGTCCCCCATATTCTGTCGATCACCCGGGACATCAGTGACCGCAAACGCCTCGAAAACGAGCTGCGGGAAAGCGAGGAGCGATACAGGACCCTGTTCGAAGACCATTCTGCGGTCGAGCTGCTGATCGATGCCCAGACGGGCCGGATCGTGGATGCCAACCAGTCCGCGCTGAGCTATTACGGATGGAGCAAACAGGAGCTGACCGGGAAGCGGATCCAGGAGATCAACACGCTGAGTCCGCTCGAGGTGGAACGGGAAATGAATGACGCCCGTAAAAAGCATCGCAACCATTTCCAGTTCAGACACCGCAGGGCCGACGGATCCGTCAGTGATGTGCGGGTGTTCAGCAGCCCGATCGTGATCAAGGGAAAGGAATACCTGCACTCCATCGTGCTCGATATCACCAAGGAAAAGCAGCTCGAGGCGCAGCTTCAGCAAGCGCAGAAAATGGAATCCGTCGGGCAGCTTGCCGGCGGTGTGGCCCATGATTTCAACAACCTGCTGCAGGTGATGAACGGGTATGCGGAGCTTCTGGTCGCCAAATTCGGGGAGACAAACGGCATCGGCGGCTATGTGAACAAAATGCTGGACGCGGGCAACAAGGCGGCAAGCCTCGTTCAGCAACTGCTGGCTTTCAGCAGGCGCCAGCTCATGCGGCCCGAAATCCTCGACATGAATCTGCTCATCGAGCAGATGCTCAAAATGCTCAAGCGGGTCATCGGGGAGCACATCGAGATCCGTTTTGTTCCGGGACATAAGCTTGGGGCCGTTCAGGCGGACCGGACCATGATGGAGCAGATCCTGATGAACCTGTGCGTCAACGCCCGGGACGCCATGCCGGAGGGTGGGGAGATCACCATCGAAACGGAAAACGTCTTCATCGACGAGAAATATGCCGATCTGCATGACTGGGCGAAGATCGGGCGGTATGTGTTGATTTGCGTGACAGATTCCGGTTGCGGCATGAGCCGCGAGCTTCTGGAACATATTTTCGAGCCGTTTTTTACCACGAAAGAGCAGGGGAAGGGCACGGGGCTTGGGTTATCGACGGTATACGGCATCGTCAAGCAGCATGAAGGGATGATCAATGCCTACAGCGAGCTGAACAAGGGAACCACGTTCAAGGTGTACCTGCCGGTTACGGAGCGCGCCGCCGTCGATGTGGGCAGCAAGATCAAGGAGCCGGTCCCGCTCGGCAATGAACGGATTCTCGTTGCGGAAGACAGCGAAGAGGTTCGCAGTCTGGCCTGCGAGATTCTCGAGAAAGCCGGCTATCGGGTGATCGAAGCCCGGGATGGGCAGGAGGCCATCGAGATCATCGAAAACGGGGATGGGGCCACCGTGGCCGCGTATCTGCTCGATGTGGTCATGCCCAAAAAAAGCGGGTGGGATGTTTACAAGGTCCTGTGCCGGATCAGACCCGGTTGCCGGGTGCTTTTCATGAGCGGCTACAGTGAAAATGCCGTTCATACGAATTATGTGCTGAAAAGCGGGCACCGGCTGGTGCAAAAACCCTTTTCGAGAGAAACCCTGTTGAAGGAAATCCGAAAAACGATCGAGGAATGA
- a CDS encoding cob(I)yrinic acid a,c-diamide adenosyltransferase translates to MKGYVQVYTGDGKGKTTAAFGLAIRAAGSGLKVWIGQIMKKGEYSEIHSMQRFADLITVEQFGTGKFVMGKPSGEDIEAAATALSRAEHIMSSGKADVLILDEANVALACGLFPVGRLLALIRQKPEGMELVLTGRGAAPEIIEAADLVTEMKCIKHYHEKGVMARTGIEK, encoded by the coding sequence ATGAAAGGCTATGTACAGGTCTACACAGGAGATGGAAAAGGGAAAACGACGGCCGCCTTCGGCCTGGCCATCCGGGCTGCCGGATCGGGTCTGAAGGTGTGGATCGGCCAGATCATGAAAAAAGGGGAATACAGCGAAATCCATTCGATGCAACGGTTCGCGGATCTCATTACGGTGGAGCAATTCGGCACGGGCAAATTCGTGATGGGAAAGCCATCCGGCGAAGACATCGAGGCGGCGGCAACCGCCCTGTCACGTGCTGAGCACATCATGTCCTCCGGCAAAGCCGATGTGCTGATTCTCGATGAAGCCAATGTCGCGCTGGCCTGCGGCCTGTTCCCCGTAGGGCGCCTGCTGGCCCTCATCCGCCAAAAACCGGAGGGCATGGAACTTGTCCTGACCGGCAGAGGGGCTGCGCCCGAGATCATCGAAGCAGCGGATCTCGTAACCGAGATGAAATGCATCAAACACTATCATGAAAAAGGCGTGATGGCCCGGACCGGCATCGAAAAATGA
- a CDS encoding Ig-like domain-containing protein, translating to MKHNRFIWMGFALFFGVHLFWVGLAFTADLKSDFSPTVGRGSGTGGLEKNRLLAATSDDGIHWNRTNLVLADQASVADGLVLPSGRILIYFVIGAKIVGGVQQPANDIVVAVSDNKGISWVYKDVAFSGIPQKATKPVDPNVVLMDDGTIRMFVTIDPDQEGTEMPQTYSALSSDGGFTFAVEGKRFSVAGTPLLDPENFRFSSTDWRIWTGGIPGKNIYATSVDGGNNFTSQGEYCIGASDKAGDCFIVADVMQATSSEYRAYTFGPMGTNQKEGICYFASSDTQTWKVNTDSRFQVDASTGIESEKVWAPTVIKPEADSYWMIYETEIPANYSSTINWLALSAEKQTLSVKESIPIKARGVYDDTTERDCSSFGTWNSSDATVASISANGTITALKPGTTTITLSYTDMSGKVSTGELAFTVVSEAKQIGADPGRIQLALSARERVELMVNSTNSHGHHPMHQYLLMTARKASLQLPVYLLSDSGLVKLDDALPELHRHTFSFDASGKTSLGVLSMSELGLEAGDMFAYAYVYENPNSAADFIMDNFVMIDVNE from the coding sequence ATGAAGCACAACCGGTTCATCTGGATGGGATTTGCGCTGTTTTTCGGTGTTCATCTCTTTTGGGTCGGCCTTGCATTTACCGCCGATCTCAAAAGCGACTTCAGCCCGACTGTGGGAAGGGGCTCCGGCACCGGCGGTCTGGAAAAAAACAGGCTGCTCGCAGCCACCTCCGATGACGGCATTCACTGGAACCGGACAAATCTGGTGCTTGCCGATCAGGCCAGTGTCGCCGACGGTCTGGTGTTGCCATCGGGGCGGATTCTGATCTATTTCGTGATCGGCGCCAAAATCGTGGGCGGGGTTCAACAACCGGCCAATGATATCGTCGTTGCCGTTTCGGACAACAAGGGAATCTCCTGGGTGTACAAAGACGTCGCGTTCTCGGGCATTCCGCAGAAGGCCACCAAGCCTGTCGATCCCAATGTGGTACTGATGGACGATGGCACCATCCGGATGTTCGTGACCATAGACCCCGATCAGGAAGGTACGGAAATGCCCCAGACCTATTCGGCCCTATCTTCGGACGGCGGCTTCACATTTGCAGTCGAGGGAAAACGATTCTCCGTTGCTGGCACACCGCTTCTGGATCCGGAAAATTTCCGCTTCAGCAGCACGGACTGGAGAATCTGGACCGGCGGTATCCCGGGAAAGAACATTTACGCCACTTCTGTGGACGGTGGAAACAACTTCACCAGTCAGGGCGAATATTGTATCGGGGCATCGGACAAAGCCGGGGATTGCTTCATCGTGGCAGACGTGATGCAAGCGACATCTTCGGAATATCGGGCCTATACCTTCGGCCCGATGGGCACGAATCAGAAGGAAGGCATCTGCTACTTCGCATCATCGGATACCCAAACCTGGAAAGTGAACACGGACAGTCGGTTTCAGGTAGACGCTTCCACAGGCATCGAATCCGAAAAAGTATGGGCGCCGACGGTGATCAAACCGGAAGCCGATTCCTACTGGATGATTTACGAAACGGAGATTCCCGCGAATTACAGCTCCACCATCAATTGGCTGGCACTGTCCGCCGAAAAGCAGACCCTCTCGGTTAAGGAATCCATCCCCATTAAAGCCCGGGGCGTTTATGACGACACAACCGAGCGTGATTGCTCATCCTTCGGGACATGGAACAGTTCGGATGCAACCGTGGCAAGCATTTCGGCAAACGGAACCATTACCGCATTGAAACCCGGAACCACCACGATCACCCTGAGCTATACCGACATGTCCGGGAAGGTTTCTACGGGAGAATTGGCGTTCACCGTTGTTTCCGAGGCAAAACAAATCGGGGCCGACCCAGGCCGGATCCAACTCGCCCTGTCTGCCCGGGAGCGGGTCGAGCTCATGGTGAATTCCACCAATTCACACGGGCATCACCCAATGCACCAATACCTGCTGATGACGGCACGGAAAGCCTCCCTGCAACTCCCGGTGTATCTCCTCTCCGATAGCGGCCTGGTCAAACTCGATGATGCCCTGCCGGAGTTGCATCGCCATACATTTTCCTTCGATGCAAGCGGGAAGACATCTTTGGGCGTCCTTTCCATGTCGGAGCTGGGCCTCGAAGCAGGCGACATGTTCGCCTATGCCTATGTTTACGAAAACCCGAATTCGGCAGCGGATTTTATCATGGACAATTTTGTCATGATTGATGTGAATGAGTGA
- a CDS encoding chemotaxis protein CheW → MDVLTFRIDQAWFALDAGIVQRVVEEQAVYPIPCMPALHRGLLFYRGELFDVIDLGLALHNTPAQGRRLMLVKWKIHAFAFLADAIGAIRAGEEDATGRIVMENGDGVRLLAIDRLIETILENCHGPGEIPADIFTGI, encoded by the coding sequence ATGGATGTGCTGACGTTTCGGATCGATCAGGCCTGGTTCGCGCTGGACGCAGGCATCGTTCAGCGGGTGGTTGAAGAGCAGGCCGTCTATCCCATTCCCTGCATGCCCGCCCTGCATAGGGGGCTCCTGTTTTACCGGGGCGAGCTCTTTGATGTGATCGATTTGGGCCTGGCGCTGCACAATACCCCTGCGCAGGGCAGGCGCCTGATGCTGGTCAAATGGAAAATACATGCGTTCGCGTTTCTTGCGGACGCCATCGGCGCAATCCGCGCAGGCGAAGAAGATGCGACGGGGCGGATCGTGATGGAAAACGGGGATGGGGTGCGTTTGCTGGCCATTGATCGATTGATCGAAACGATTCTGGAAAACTGCCATGGACCTGGAGAAATACCGGCGGATATTTTTACAGGAATCTGA